Proteins from a genomic interval of Luteolibacter sp. Y139:
- the acpS gene encoding holo-ACP synthase → MFGIGIDVVEVERIESSMAEFGERFATKIFTAAERAYCDSQRRPAIHYAARFAAKEAVAKAFGTGIGKELGWLDMEIVRKDSGEPGLVLSGMGKAYAEGKGIAEVKISLTHAHHYAAANAVALGE, encoded by the coding sequence CTGTTCGGAATCGGCATTGATGTGGTGGAGGTCGAGCGCATCGAGTCCTCGATGGCGGAGTTCGGCGAACGCTTCGCGACGAAAATTTTCACCGCAGCAGAGCGCGCTTATTGCGACTCCCAGAGACGTCCGGCGATTCACTACGCGGCCCGCTTTGCGGCAAAGGAAGCGGTGGCGAAGGCGTTTGGTACGGGAATCGGCAAGGAGCTTGGCTGGCTGGACATGGAGATCGTCCGCAAGGATAGCGGAGAACCTGGATTGGTGCTGAGCGGAATGGGGAAGGCGTATGCGGAGGGAAAAGGGATCGCTGAGGTGAAGATCAGCCTGACGCATGCACACCACTACGCTGCGGCGAATGCGGTGGCGCTGGGGGAGTGA
- a CDS encoding NADAR family protein, translated as MAAPIHFYSVGDPYGEFSNFAAYPITLGKKKWPTSEHYFQAQKFENPADREEVRKANSPMLAARLGRDRKKKLRKDWEAVKVGIMRQALEAKFTQHAELKELLLSTGTAKLIEHTANDSYWGDGGDGTGKNVLGLLLMKLREKLSASSR; from the coding sequence ATGGCAGCCCCCATCCATTTCTACAGCGTCGGCGATCCCTACGGCGAATTCTCCAACTTCGCCGCCTACCCGATCACCCTCGGCAAGAAGAAGTGGCCGACTTCCGAGCACTACTTCCAGGCTCAGAAATTTGAGAACCCCGCCGACCGGGAAGAAGTCCGCAAAGCCAACTCGCCGATGCTGGCAGCCAGACTCGGCCGCGACCGGAAGAAGAAGCTTCGCAAGGATTGGGAAGCCGTGAAGGTCGGCATCATGCGCCAAGCACTTGAAGCCAAGTTCACCCAGCATGCGGAGCTGAAGGAACTGCTTCTCTCCACCGGCACCGCCAAACTCATCGAACATACCGCCAATGATTCCTACTGGGGCGATGGTGGCGACGGCACCGGCAAGAACGTGCTCGGCCTGCTACTGATGAAACTTCGGGAAAAGCTCTCAGCCAGCTCACGGTAA
- the mfd gene encoding transcription-repair coupling factor, with translation MPRKADDQDDWLQRAIGQPDFRQRLALAASGAGGVVFDHTDEAAHAWLAAVVCRHLTDSGKKRLWLVCDAPRQRERLAAELELWGIDAADLPEMPVELEGGQLSDPEAAAVRLEVLDMAAQRDACVILCGAEAFSQGAPAPNELAGSRIVVKQGAGADPLDLAAKLSAHGYDRVTTVQGRGQFAVRGGIVDVFPWQGGRPLRIEFFGDEVDSLREFDVDTQASVGKLAQAELLLAEPELEATVAEYVRKGDVRIAFEDADIEAEVRVISGALEGAGEEDFTTACFGSPLGSFEAGDFVLEQSRRQRFFDQIDEWRSQNWRVGMVFSNKGEEDRFIELAGHEAVADVVRLRGELIQGFTVPAAQMAVLSSSELFGRYRTPGTIKRSRQEARRILTARASLDDIEEGDLVVHYEYGIGRFRGIAPGESGEEISIEYKDGGLLAVPIDQAHLVAKYVGLGGKTPELNKLGGAAWKNIRKSAEKSILDYAAQLLRVQAERQAEPGIPHPPDSRWMWEFENSFHYTETPDQRRAIEQSKRDMESAKPMDRLICGDVGFGKTEVAIRAAFKAATGGMQVAILVPTTVLAEQHWRTFRERMSDYPVRIDLLNRFRTPSEVRETIQGLADGSVDIVIGTHRLISGDVHFKNLGLAVVDEEQRFGVKHKEKFKELFRSIDVMTLSATPIPRTLYMALMGARDMSTIDTPPPNRVPVHTSVVQYDERIIRDAILREMKRGGQVFFLHNRVKSIEMMRKKLQELVPEARILVGHGQMEKDELEVVMRNFVHGEADILLATTIIETGIDIPNANTILIDRADRFGLADLYQLRGRVGRAGEKAYAILLLPRDFITAGDARKRIHAIKQYTALGSGFKIAMRDLEIRGAGNLLGTKQSGHIAAVGFDLYCQLLRQSVDRLQGKTPKVRVEATFRSDFVAFSEAEFARGSGDGPLLPAYLPSGWLDETQLRVSAYRELAESMIEKDLDQMEARWRDRFGRLPEPAENLITVGRIRLVAAGKGVASVEIKGQRLMLQRGGDYIMLEGTRFPRLASTGTREKLHEALEMLRTL, from the coding sequence GTGCCCCGCAAGGCGGATGACCAGGACGACTGGCTGCAGCGGGCAATCGGGCAGCCGGATTTCAGGCAGCGCCTGGCCCTCGCGGCCTCGGGTGCGGGAGGTGTCGTGTTTGATCACACCGACGAAGCAGCCCACGCCTGGCTCGCGGCTGTGGTTTGCCGGCATCTAACAGACTCCGGAAAGAAGCGTCTGTGGCTGGTCTGCGACGCGCCACGCCAGCGCGAGCGGCTCGCCGCGGAGCTTGAACTCTGGGGTATTGACGCGGCGGATCTGCCGGAAATGCCGGTGGAGTTGGAAGGAGGCCAACTTTCGGACCCCGAAGCAGCAGCGGTGCGGCTGGAAGTCCTGGACATGGCCGCCCAACGCGATGCCTGCGTGATCCTCTGCGGTGCCGAGGCGTTTTCCCAAGGAGCGCCTGCTCCCAACGAGCTGGCCGGAAGCCGGATCGTGGTGAAGCAAGGTGCTGGCGCTGATCCGTTGGACCTTGCGGCCAAGCTCTCCGCCCACGGCTATGACCGCGTCACCACGGTCCAAGGCCGCGGCCAATTTGCCGTTCGAGGTGGCATCGTGGATGTCTTTCCGTGGCAAGGTGGGCGACCGCTGCGGATCGAATTTTTCGGCGACGAGGTCGATTCGCTTCGCGAGTTTGACGTCGATACGCAGGCATCGGTCGGAAAGCTCGCTCAAGCCGAATTGCTGCTCGCCGAGCCGGAGTTGGAAGCCACGGTCGCCGAGTATGTGAGAAAGGGTGATGTCCGGATTGCCTTCGAGGACGCGGATATCGAGGCCGAGGTTCGGGTCATTTCGGGGGCCCTTGAAGGAGCCGGCGAGGAAGACTTCACCACCGCTTGCTTCGGCAGTCCGCTCGGCAGCTTCGAAGCCGGCGACTTCGTGCTCGAACAAAGCCGCCGCCAGCGATTCTTCGACCAGATCGATGAGTGGCGCTCGCAAAACTGGCGGGTCGGCATGGTCTTCTCTAACAAGGGCGAGGAAGACCGTTTCATCGAGCTCGCCGGCCACGAGGCCGTGGCAGATGTCGTGCGGCTGCGCGGCGAGCTGATCCAGGGCTTCACCGTTCCCGCTGCGCAGATGGCGGTGCTTTCCTCCAGCGAACTCTTCGGCCGCTATCGCACGCCTGGCACCATCAAGCGCAGTCGCCAGGAAGCACGCCGTATTCTCACCGCCCGTGCCTCACTTGATGACATCGAGGAGGGCGACCTGGTGGTGCACTACGAATACGGCATCGGTCGCTTTCGTGGCATCGCGCCGGGAGAAAGCGGCGAGGAAATCTCCATTGAATACAAGGATGGCGGCCTGCTCGCCGTCCCGATCGACCAAGCCCATCTCGTCGCCAAGTATGTCGGCCTCGGCGGCAAGACACCCGAACTCAACAAGCTCGGCGGCGCGGCGTGGAAGAACATCCGCAAGAGCGCCGAGAAATCGATTCTCGACTACGCCGCCCAGCTCTTGCGCGTGCAGGCCGAGCGCCAAGCCGAGCCCGGCATCCCCCACCCACCCGATTCGCGCTGGATGTGGGAGTTCGAGAATTCCTTCCACTACACCGAGACGCCGGACCAGCGCCGCGCGATCGAGCAATCGAAGCGCGACATGGAGTCGGCCAAACCGATGGACCGCCTCATCTGCGGCGACGTCGGCTTTGGCAAGACCGAGGTCGCCATCCGCGCGGCCTTCAAGGCGGCCACCGGCGGGATGCAGGTCGCCATTCTGGTGCCGACCACCGTGCTCGCCGAGCAGCACTGGCGGACTTTCCGCGAGCGCATGAGCGACTACCCCGTCCGCATCGACTTGCTCAATCGTTTCCGAACGCCCAGCGAAGTGCGCGAAACCATTCAAGGACTTGCCGATGGTTCCGTGGACATCGTGATCGGCACCCACCGCCTGATTTCAGGCGACGTGCATTTCAAGAACCTGGGCCTAGCGGTGGTCGATGAAGAGCAACGTTTCGGCGTGAAGCATAAGGAGAAGTTCAAGGAGCTGTTCCGCAGCATCGACGTGATGACCCTCTCCGCCACGCCGATCCCGCGGACGCTCTATATGGCGCTGATGGGCGCGCGCGACATGTCCACCATCGACACGCCGCCGCCGAACCGGGTGCCCGTCCACACCAGCGTGGTGCAATACGACGAGCGGATCATCCGCGACGCCATCCTGCGGGAAATGAAGCGAGGTGGTCAGGTTTTCTTCCTGCACAACCGGGTCAAGAGCATCGAGATGATGCGGAAGAAGCTTCAAGAACTCGTTCCCGAAGCGCGCATCCTCGTCGGCCACGGCCAGATGGAAAAGGACGAGCTGGAAGTGGTGATGCGGAACTTCGTCCACGGCGAAGCCGACATCCTGCTCGCCACCACCATCATCGAGACCGGCATCGACATCCCGAACGCGAATACGATCCTGATCGACCGTGCCGACCGCTTCGGTCTCGCCGATCTCTATCAGCTCCGTGGTCGCGTCGGACGCGCCGGGGAAAAGGCCTACGCCATCCTCCTTCTTCCGCGCGACTTCATCACCGCCGGTGACGCCCGGAAGCGCATCCACGCCATCAAGCAGTACACGGCCCTCGGCTCCGGTTTCAAAATCGCCATGCGCGACCTCGAGATCCGCGGCGCGGGCAATCTTTTAGGCACCAAGCAGAGCGGTCACATCGCCGCCGTCGGCTTCGATCTCTATTGCCAACTCCTCCGGCAGTCGGTGGACCGACTCCAAGGAAAGACGCCAAAAGTCCGGGTTGAAGCCACCTTCCGCAGCGACTTCGTGGCCTTCTCCGAAGCAGAGTTTGCCCGTGGCTCCGGCGATGGCCCCCTGCTTCCCGCATACCTGCCGAGCGGCTGGCTAGATGAGACTCAGCTCCGCGTTAGCGCCTACCGGGAGCTGGCCGAGAGCATGATCGAAAAGGACCTCGACCAAATGGAAGCCCGCTGGCGCGACCGCTTCGGCCGATTGCCGGAACCCGCGGAGAATTTGATCACCGTCGGCCGCATCCGTCTGGTCGCCGCTGGAAAGGGCGTCGCCTCGGTCGAGATCAAGGGCCAACGTCTGATGCTCCAGCGCGGCGGCGACTACATCATGCTTGAGGGAACACGTTTCCCTCGCCTCGCATCAACCGGCACGCGCGAGAAGCTCCACGAGGCACTGGAGATGCTGCGGACACTTTGA
- a CDS encoding glycosyltransferase: protein MRIDIVTDTFAPDVNGVAMTLGRLCDGLRRRGHLVHVIRTGEGGGRGETIAASVALPLYKEVRIGLPGPFKLRKRWMKRRPDAIYVATESPLGISALKTANALEIPVATGFHTNFHQYMEQYRLGGLQPAAMAYLKKVHSRANLTMAPTRDVVDMLEREGFQNVRLLGRGVDTELFHPAKRDSALRASWGAREGSPVAIIVGRVAAEKNLPFAMECFRKMRERLPDLACVVVGDGPLREKLQAEHSFVHFAGVQTGEDLARHYASADILLFPSETETFGNVLLEGMASGLVTVSHDYAASGRHVAQDRNGLKAPKGDREAYLGECFAALHRWSDDAFRTEARLTTESLGWDQVVESFENHLQEACESRGPVTLTLKEKSKRPKRNFRTIFISDVHLGTEDAKVHEVIDFLKHTRCEKLVLNGDIIDGWALKRGGRWRKRHSRFIRTVLKKMEKDETEVIYLRGNHDDILDRFLPLAFGKMRFVKEHIHQGVDGKRYLVVHGDGFDSVSTNHKWIAVIGAVGYDLLLKANRVYNQYRAWRGKEYYSVSKAIKAKVKSAVNFVGEYEIQLQDLARKKHCDGIICGHIHTPEDKQVGEIRYLNSGDWVESLTAIVEHHDGRLELIRHQEFMAELASEVRQGRGEASNVIEMELSA, encoded by the coding sequence ATGAGAATTGACATTGTCACCGACACCTTTGCTCCCGACGTGAATGGCGTGGCCATGACGCTCGGTCGGCTCTGCGACGGCCTTCGCCGGCGCGGGCATCTCGTTCATGTGATTCGGACTGGTGAAGGTGGGGGACGGGGCGAAACGATCGCGGCCTCGGTGGCACTGCCGCTGTATAAGGAAGTGCGGATCGGCCTGCCCGGCCCCTTCAAGCTCCGCAAACGCTGGATGAAGCGCCGCCCGGACGCGATCTATGTCGCCACCGAGAGTCCACTCGGCATTTCGGCGCTCAAGACTGCCAATGCGCTGGAGATCCCGGTGGCCACGGGCTTTCACACGAATTTCCACCAGTACATGGAGCAGTATCGCCTCGGTGGCCTCCAACCGGCGGCGATGGCCTATCTGAAGAAGGTCCACAGCCGGGCGAATCTGACCATGGCTCCCACTCGTGACGTGGTGGACATGCTTGAGCGCGAGGGCTTCCAGAATGTCCGCCTGCTCGGTCGTGGCGTGGACACTGAGCTCTTCCATCCTGCGAAGCGCGACAGCGCCCTGCGTGCTTCTTGGGGGGCTCGCGAGGGCTCACCGGTGGCGATCATCGTGGGCCGGGTGGCTGCGGAGAAGAACCTGCCGTTTGCCATGGAATGCTTCCGCAAGATGCGCGAGCGTTTGCCGGATCTGGCGTGCGTGGTCGTCGGGGACGGCCCGCTGCGGGAGAAGCTCCAAGCTGAGCATTCCTTCGTCCATTTCGCGGGTGTGCAGACCGGCGAGGACCTCGCCCGTCACTATGCCTCGGCTGATATCCTGCTCTTCCCGAGCGAGACCGAAACGTTTGGCAATGTTTTGTTAGAAGGAATGGCCAGCGGTCTGGTGACGGTGAGTCATGACTACGCTGCCTCCGGCCGCCACGTCGCTCAGGACCGCAACGGACTCAAGGCACCGAAGGGCGACCGCGAGGCATACCTCGGCGAGTGCTTCGCTGCCCTGCATCGATGGAGCGATGATGCCTTTCGCACCGAGGCCCGCCTGACCACGGAAAGCCTGGGCTGGGACCAGGTGGTGGAGTCATTCGAGAATCACTTGCAGGAGGCTTGCGAATCCCGCGGACCAGTGACGCTCACGCTCAAGGAAAAGAGCAAGCGCCCTAAGCGGAACTTCCGCACGATCTTCATCTCCGACGTCCACCTCGGCACCGAGGATGCGAAAGTCCATGAGGTCATCGATTTCCTCAAGCACACTCGCTGCGAGAAGCTGGTGCTGAATGGCGACATCATCGACGGCTGGGCTCTCAAGCGGGGTGGAAGATGGCGCAAGCGTCACAGCCGGTTCATTCGCACCGTGCTCAAGAAGATGGAGAAGGATGAAACGGAAGTGATCTACCTGCGGGGCAATCACGATGACATTCTCGACCGCTTTCTCCCGCTGGCCTTTGGAAAGATGCGATTCGTGAAGGAACACATCCACCAGGGGGTGGATGGGAAACGCTACCTGGTGGTACACGGCGATGGCTTCGACAGCGTCTCGACCAACCACAAGTGGATCGCCGTGATCGGGGCGGTCGGCTATGATCTGCTGCTCAAGGCGAATCGCGTCTACAACCAGTATCGTGCGTGGCGAGGCAAGGAATACTATTCGGTAAGCAAGGCGATCAAAGCCAAGGTCAAATCGGCGGTGAACTTCGTCGGTGAGTATGAGATCCAGCTTCAAGACCTCGCGCGGAAGAAGCATTGCGACGGTATCATCTGCGGCCACATCCACACGCCGGAGGACAAGCAAGTCGGCGAGATCCGCTATCTGAATTCCGGCGACTGGGTGGAGAGCCTGACCGCAATCGTGGAGCATCACGATGGACGGCTTGAGCTGATCCGCCATCAAGAGTTCATGGCGGAGCTTGCATCCGAAGTCCGGCAAGGCCGCGGGGAAGCGTCTAACGTCATCGAGATGGAGCTTTCAGCCTGA
- a CDS encoding apolipoprotein N-acyltransferase: MELLPARTPFALRLLLAVASGGIYALAYPPVGWRWLVLPGVLGLLIALQGQRGSKALAIGFLHGLAVFAVGLSWLYELFAVWAFFLWVVLAVFPSMFAHFQGLASQRGVKGWHFAAFTAANWGSWEYIRSELFWLKFPWLSVGSAIGPNGWLPWIGVYGVGALVVFGTALISLRHWKGGGASFALVLGACLVVSRHAEPRDDDPATVKLGGIQGEEGTLQDLLAATRTLLPEGLHYVVWPEYAVPYDIRANVKEWNLVQQLCRDRDITLTFGTQRHEAGGEVWRNIALTVDPSGARGEHNKVHPVHFFNDGVAGTTALPIETRHGKVGTPVCFDCDYEGVVRHMTAAGAEMFVVPVMDAKRWTARQHDQHAELMRIRACENGRWMFVCTTSGVSQVIDPSGMVHGRLGAMVEGVLTGSMRRESGLTFYTRLGWLTPWLVLGTAIASWILLLWPKRRDKAEEGVPA; encoded by the coding sequence ATGGAGTTGCTGCCTGCTCGTACGCCTTTTGCTCTTCGCCTTCTCTTGGCGGTGGCGTCCGGAGGCATTTATGCCTTAGCCTATCCACCGGTTGGTTGGCGCTGGCTGGTGTTGCCGGGTGTGTTAGGACTGTTGATCGCTCTCCAAGGACAGCGCGGGTCAAAGGCTCTTGCGATTGGCTTCCTCCATGGCTTGGCGGTCTTCGCCGTCGGACTGTCGTGGCTTTACGAACTCTTCGCGGTGTGGGCGTTCTTTCTATGGGTCGTCTTGGCGGTCTTTCCCTCGATGTTTGCCCATTTCCAAGGGCTTGCCTCACAGCGCGGCGTCAAGGGGTGGCACTTCGCGGCCTTCACCGCGGCCAACTGGGGGAGCTGGGAATATATTCGCTCGGAACTCTTTTGGCTCAAGTTCCCGTGGTTGAGTGTGGGATCGGCCATCGGACCGAATGGCTGGCTGCCGTGGATAGGAGTCTATGGTGTGGGTGCCCTCGTCGTCTTCGGGACCGCGTTAATCTCGCTGCGGCATTGGAAGGGTGGAGGGGCGTCGTTTGCGCTTGTGCTGGGTGCTTGTCTGGTTGTGTCTCGTCATGCGGAGCCACGTGACGACGATCCGGCCACGGTGAAGCTCGGCGGGATTCAGGGGGAAGAGGGCACGCTTCAGGACCTCCTGGCTGCGACCAGAACGCTGCTGCCTGAGGGGCTTCACTACGTGGTGTGGCCTGAGTATGCGGTGCCCTACGACATCCGTGCGAACGTGAAGGAATGGAATCTCGTCCAGCAACTCTGTCGTGACCGCGATATCACGCTTACCTTCGGCACCCAGCGTCATGAGGCGGGCGGCGAGGTGTGGCGCAATATTGCGCTCACTGTCGATCCCAGTGGAGCGCGTGGTGAACACAACAAGGTTCATCCCGTGCATTTTTTCAATGACGGAGTCGCCGGCACGACGGCGCTGCCGATTGAGACTCGCCATGGAAAGGTGGGGACGCCAGTCTGTTTCGATTGTGACTACGAGGGCGTTGTCCGGCACATGACTGCAGCTGGAGCAGAGATGTTCGTCGTTCCCGTGATGGATGCGAAACGATGGACCGCTCGCCAGCACGATCAGCATGCGGAGCTGATGCGGATCCGCGCCTGTGAGAATGGCCGGTGGATGTTTGTTTGCACCACCTCAGGCGTGTCCCAGGTGATCGATCCGAGCGGGATGGTCCATGGCCGCCTCGGCGCGATGGTGGAAGGTGTCCTCACCGGCTCGATGCGGCGGGAGTCGGGACTTACCTTCTACACCCGCCTTGGCTGGCTGACCCCATGGTTGGTTCTCGGAACCGCAATCGCGTCTTGGATTTTGCTGCTTTGGCCGAAGCGTCGTGACAAGGCGGAGGAAGGCGTGCCTGCGTGA
- a CDS encoding MbnP family protein, translating to MTARLPALLLLAISSVLHAGQRLDIEVRPTFGAKPLAFDTLSLETQNSQRVSLTRCDLILSRAELMAADGNWLSAESWAAFVSLREGRTRFALSDIPAGKFTRLRFHIGVPPETNKGDPAAYPAGHPLNPSVNGMHWGWQGGYIFAAVEGMWRGKDGGLSGYSFHVANDENLMTVELPLELDLQRDQTLHLGFDASEIFAKLTITAEASTTHSRPGDSLAATLKANLPKAFRVESVQPTPTRQEAAAKANALIAPDATPYRFRFSASFPRPALPLDNPLTEEGVILGERLFHDRDLSGNGTQSCADCHDRRHFFSDARTFSPGALGDIGTRQSMPLYNLAWKSSYFWDGRAPTLRAQVLEPIQNPVEMHATLPEVVKAIESGEHYHEMFEDAFGSPEINADRLSRALEQFLLTLVSDDSKFDRAMRGQAPLTSQEQRGAELFNTEFDPARGQRGADCFHCHGGPMFQSAAFANNGLSLSKDAGRFDATKLEGDRGKFAVPSLRNVARTAPYMHDGRFTTLEEVIDHYDHGLTRSPTLDPNLAKHPTEGLQLSDEDKAALVAFLKTLTDHEFIRPGPPPIPRR from the coding sequence ATGACCGCCCGGCTCCCCGCTCTCCTCCTGCTGGCCATCTCGTCCGTGCTCCACGCCGGACAGCGGCTGGACATCGAGGTGCGGCCGACGTTTGGCGCCAAGCCACTGGCCTTCGACACCCTCTCGCTGGAGACCCAAAACAGCCAGCGGGTCTCGCTGACCCGCTGCGACCTGATCCTCTCCAGGGCCGAGCTCATGGCCGCCGATGGCAACTGGCTCAGCGCCGAATCGTGGGCTGCCTTCGTCAGCCTGCGCGAGGGCCGGACACGATTCGCACTCTCGGACATCCCGGCCGGTAAGTTCACCCGCCTCCGCTTTCACATCGGCGTGCCCCCTGAGACCAACAAAGGCGACCCGGCTGCTTACCCCGCAGGCCACCCGCTCAATCCCTCGGTCAATGGCATGCACTGGGGCTGGCAGGGCGGCTATATTTTCGCCGCGGTCGAGGGCATGTGGCGCGGCAAGGACGGCGGCCTCAGCGGCTATTCCTTCCATGTCGCCAATGATGAGAACCTCATGACGGTGGAGCTCCCTCTGGAACTCGATCTCCAGCGCGACCAAACGCTTCATCTCGGCTTCGACGCCTCCGAAATCTTCGCCAAGTTAACGATCACCGCCGAGGCCTCGACCACCCACTCGCGCCCGGGCGACTCGTTGGCGGCGACCTTGAAGGCGAATCTGCCAAAGGCCTTCCGCGTCGAGAGCGTGCAACCTACCCCCACCCGACAGGAAGCCGCAGCCAAGGCCAACGCCTTGATCGCCCCCGATGCCACCCCCTATCGCTTCCGCTTTTCCGCCAGCTTCCCCCGCCCTGCTTTACCCTTGGATAATCCGCTCACCGAGGAGGGTGTGATCCTCGGCGAGCGGCTCTTTCATGACCGCGACCTCAGCGGCAATGGCACGCAGTCCTGCGCCGATTGTCATGATCGCCGCCATTTCTTCAGCGACGCACGGACCTTCAGCCCCGGTGCCTTGGGCGACATCGGCACGCGGCAGTCGATGCCACTCTACAATCTCGCGTGGAAGTCATCGTACTTCTGGGACGGCCGTGCTCCGACTCTGCGCGCGCAAGTCCTTGAGCCGATCCAAAATCCGGTCGAGATGCACGCGACGCTGCCTGAAGTCGTGAAGGCCATCGAGAGTGGCGAGCATTACCACGAGATGTTCGAAGACGCGTTTGGTTCACCGGAAATCAATGCCGACCGGCTGTCTCGAGCGCTCGAACAGTTCCTGCTGACTTTGGTCTCAGACGACTCGAAATTCGACCGCGCGATGCGCGGCCAAGCGCCGCTCACGTCCCAAGAGCAACGCGGAGCCGAACTCTTCAACACCGAGTTCGATCCCGCCCGCGGCCAACGCGGCGCCGACTGCTTCCATTGCCACGGCGGCCCGATGTTCCAAAGCGCCGCCTTCGCGAACAATGGCCTGTCGCTCAGCAAGGACGCCGGCCGCTTCGATGCCACCAAGCTCGAAGGTGACCGCGGCAAGTTCGCCGTGCCTTCCCTCCGCAATGTCGCGCGCACCGCGCCCTATATGCACGACGGCCGCTTCACTACGTTGGAGGAAGTGATCGATCATTACGACCATGGCCTGACCCGGAGCCCTACCCTCGATCCGAATCTCGCAAAGCATCCCACCGAAGGCCTGCAACTCAGCGACGAAGACAAAGCCGCACTAGTCGCCTTCCTCAAGACCCTGACTGACCACGAATTCATCCGCCCCGGTCCGCCGCCAATCCCACGGCGATAG
- a CDS encoding response regulator transcription factor — MRLLIADDEPDLLRALCEAMREEGHAVDEAIDGTEALYKATEWDYDAVILDVMMPGLDGFEVLSRLRKIKKTPVLMLTARTKVNDRVHGLDAGADDYVSKPVDLIELAARVRAIIRRGQGDASSLITIGDVTIDTAARRATKGGEAVTLTGGEYPLLEYLARRRGKTVTRTEIYDHLYDENDTPLSNIIDVQVSNLRKKLGSSFITTYRGQGYSIDA; from the coding sequence ATGCGACTGCTGATTGCCGACGATGAACCCGACCTGCTCCGAGCCCTCTGCGAGGCGATGCGTGAGGAAGGCCATGCCGTGGACGAGGCCATCGATGGCACCGAGGCGCTCTACAAGGCGACCGAGTGGGATTACGACGCAGTCATCCTCGACGTGATGATGCCGGGACTTGACGGCTTTGAGGTGCTCAGCCGTCTTCGCAAAATCAAGAAGACGCCGGTGCTGATGCTGACCGCTCGGACCAAGGTGAACGATCGCGTCCACGGTCTTGACGCCGGGGCGGACGACTACGTTTCCAAGCCCGTGGACCTCATCGAGCTGGCTGCCCGGGTCCGGGCGATCATCCGGCGCGGGCAAGGCGACGCGAGTTCCTTAATCACGATCGGTGATGTCACCATCGATACGGCGGCCCGGCGGGCGACCAAGGGCGGCGAAGCGGTCACTCTCACCGGCGGCGAGTATCCGTTGCTAGAATACCTTGCCCGCCGTCGTGGGAAAACCGTCACCCGCACGGAGATCTACGACCACCTCTACGACGAGAACGACACGCCGCTCTCCAACATCATCGATGTGCAGGTTTCCAATCTCCGCAAGAAGCTTGGCTCCTCCTTCATCACCACCTACCGCGGCCAAGGCTACAGCATCGACGCATGA